A stretch of the Paenibacillus dendritiformis genome encodes the following:
- a CDS encoding aminotransferase class V-fold PLP-dependent enzyme, producing the protein MVQRNEADYRMESRLAQIGSVHDPATGAVNYPIYQATAYRHPRLGESTGFDYIRTKNPTRTVLEEAAAALEQGDAGFACSSGMAAIQTVFAKFGQGDHLIVSLDLYGGTYRLLERIWSRCGVTATYVDTNDLDALESSRTPQTKAVFIETPTNPLMMITDIERVAAWAKKHGLLTIVDNTLLTPFFQRPLELGADIVVHSATKYLGGHNDVLAGLVVTKGRELSEEMAFLHNSIGAVLSPSDSYQLMRGMKTLALRMERHESNATRLAEWLLEHPAVEAVYYPGLGAHPGYEIQRRQSSGNTGIFSFRLKDARYVDPILRHLKLIAFAESLGGVESLMTYPAVQTHADIPAEIRDRIGVDDRLLRFSVGIEHVDDLRQDLAQALEAARLEVEQG; encoded by the coding sequence ATGGTGCAGCGCAACGAAGCCGATTACCGCATGGAAAGCCGCTTGGCCCAGATCGGGTCGGTTCACGATCCGGCGACAGGAGCCGTTAATTATCCGATTTACCAAGCTACCGCCTATCGTCATCCGAGATTGGGAGAGAGCACGGGGTTCGATTATATCCGTACGAAGAATCCGACGCGTACCGTGCTGGAGGAAGCGGCAGCCGCCCTGGAGCAGGGCGATGCCGGCTTCGCCTGCAGCTCGGGCATGGCGGCGATACAGACGGTGTTCGCCAAGTTCGGACAAGGCGATCATCTGATCGTGTCGCTCGATCTGTACGGCGGCACGTACCGTCTGCTGGAGCGGATATGGTCCCGCTGCGGGGTCACCGCCACCTATGTCGACACGAACGACCTGGACGCGCTCGAGTCATCCCGCACGCCGCAGACGAAGGCGGTCTTCATCGAGACGCCGACCAATCCCTTGATGATGATTACGGATATCGAGCGGGTGGCGGCCTGGGCGAAGAAACATGGCCTGCTGACGATTGTGGACAATACGCTCCTGACGCCGTTCTTCCAGCGGCCGCTGGAGCTGGGAGCGGACATCGTCGTACATAGCGCGACGAAGTACCTCGGCGGCCACAACGATGTGCTGGCCGGCCTTGTCGTCACGAAGGGCCGCGAGCTGTCGGAGGAGATGGCTTTCCTCCACAACTCGATCGGCGCCGTGCTGAGCCCGTCGGATTCCTATCAGCTGATGCGGGGCATGAAGACGCTGGCGCTGCGGATGGAGCGTCATGAATCCAACGCGACCCGCCTCGCGGAATGGCTGCTGGAGCACCCGGCTGTCGAAGCGGTCTATTATCCCGGGCTGGGGGCTCACCCGGGCTATGAGATTCAGCGGCGCCAGTCCTCCGGGAACACCGGCATCTTCTCCTTCCGCTTGAAGGATGCCCGCTATGTCGATCCGATTCTGCGCCATCTGAAGCTGATCGCGTTCGCCGAGAGCCTGGGCGGGGTCGAGTCGCTCATGACGTACCCGGCGGTGCAGACGCACGCCGACATTCCGGCCGAGATTCGGGACCGGATCGGGGTCGACGATCGGCTGCTGCGGTTCTCCGTCGGCATCGAGCATGTCGACGACCTGAGACAGGATCTGGCGCAAGCGCTGGAAGCGGCCCGCTTGGAGGTGGAGCAGGGATGA
- a CDS encoding MFS transporter produces MLGWLKKAPAIPRLPEHMIAKMYRIFRMRTLIGIFIGYAGYYLVRSNFTLSTPYLKSEFGFTPSQIGMLSAALAVTYGISKFFMGNLADKAHTQRFIAVGLFLSAVVNLILGSTSSFGLIFIMLVVNGVFQGMGAPPCSIVLANWFSKKERGTYMGIWNTSHNIGGGIIAPIVGVALGILGSAYWQTGIFVVPSIMAMMIAVFVWFCGKDTPQSVGLPPIDEYRNDYDDVERNPDGDKLSMKEILIKYVLKNKFIWYLCLANVFVYFIRFGVLNWVPLYLTEEKGFTQSQYHVAFAVFEWAAILSSLVVGVLSDKLFKGNRMPLCIISMVGVVLATLVYWQSANVLVITIAVSIIGCLIYVPQFLIGLSAIDFVPKFAVGTTVGMTGLFAYLFGNLTASALVGFIVESSGWNGCFLLLLASGILAALFLTLIQVGRKKKLTNAANEA; encoded by the coding sequence ATGTTAGGTTGGTTGAAAAAAGCTCCCGCCATACCTCGATTGCCGGAGCACATGATCGCGAAGATGTACCGAATTTTCCGCATGCGTACCTTAATCGGTATTTTTATCGGTTACGCAGGCTACTACTTAGTGCGCAGCAACTTTACGTTGTCCACACCCTATTTGAAGAGTGAGTTCGGGTTCACCCCTTCTCAAATCGGTATGTTGAGCGCGGCACTTGCCGTTACCTACGGAATAAGCAAATTCTTCATGGGAAATCTGGCGGATAAAGCCCATACGCAGCGATTTATCGCTGTTGGGTTGTTCTTGTCTGCCGTCGTTAACCTTATCTTAGGATCTACTTCCTCGTTCGGTCTCATCTTCATAATGCTTGTCGTGAACGGGGTATTTCAAGGCATGGGCGCTCCTCCTTGCAGTATCGTGCTGGCGAACTGGTTCTCGAAGAAAGAGCGCGGTACGTATATGGGAATCTGGAATACGTCCCATAATATCGGCGGAGGCATTATCGCGCCAATCGTCGGTGTTGCATTAGGGATTCTAGGCTCGGCTTACTGGCAAACCGGAATTTTCGTCGTTCCCTCGATTATGGCCATGATGATCGCCGTTTTCGTCTGGTTCTGCGGCAAGGATACTCCGCAGTCGGTTGGTCTGCCGCCAATCGATGAATATCGCAACGATTATGACGATGTGGAACGCAATCCAGACGGCGACAAGCTGTCCATGAAAGAAATCTTGATCAAATATGTGCTTAAAAACAAATTCATCTGGTACCTGTGCTTGGCGAACGTCTTCGTGTACTTCATTCGCTTCGGCGTCTTGAACTGGGTACCCTTATACTTGACGGAAGAAAAAGGCTTCACGCAATCGCAGTATCACGTTGCATTTGCTGTATTCGAATGGGCAGCCATTCTGAGCTCGCTCGTCGTCGGTGTGCTTAGCGACAAGTTGTTCAAAGGCAACCGGATGCCGCTCTGTATTATCAGCATGGTCGGCGTCGTGTTGGCTACGCTCGTATATTGGCAGTCTGCGAACGTCCTCGTAATTACTATCGCCGTATCCATTATCGGCTGTCTCATCTATGTACCGCAGTTCCTGATTGGCCTGAGCGCGATCGACTTCGTGCCGAAGTTCGCTGTAGGTACCACGGTTGGCATGACTGGTTTGTTCGCTTACTTGTTCGGCAACTTGACGGCAAGCGCACTCGTTGGATTTATCGTCGAATCCTCCGGTTGGAACGGTTGCTTCCTGTTGCTTCTCGCGAGTGGCATACTGGCAGCACTCTTCCTGACGCTGATTCAGGTCGGCCGCAAGAAGAAGCTGACTAACGCTGCGAACGAAGCGTAA
- a CDS encoding response regulator transcription factor: MNILVVDDEQSILNLIRLNLEIEGYAVHTAASGQAAHEQWQAQPIDLIILDVMLPDTDGYQLLREFRNSNSDVPVIMLTAKGQINDKLLGLQLGADDYLVKPFHSTELLLRIKVIERRMKKQVQTNSGSSIMHCGPFQVDPEKRALVVNGQEITLTYREYDLLLLLLSNKQRIFTRDDLLMKVWKLDYPENTRAVDIMIQRLRKKLGKEGERIKTIYGVGYKIDC, translated from the coding sequence ATGAATATTCTAGTTGTCGATGACGAGCAGAGCATCTTGAACCTCATCCGTCTCAATCTCGAGATCGAAGGCTACGCGGTGCACACGGCCGCGAGCGGCCAAGCCGCGCACGAACAATGGCAGGCGCAACCGATTGATTTGATTATTCTTGATGTTATGCTTCCCGACACAGATGGGTATCAATTGCTGCGCGAGTTCCGCAACAGCAATTCAGATGTTCCCGTCATCATGCTTACCGCCAAAGGACAAATCAACGACAAGCTGCTGGGACTGCAATTAGGCGCGGATGATTACCTCGTCAAGCCGTTCCACAGCACGGAGCTGCTGCTCCGAATCAAGGTGATCGAAAGACGGATGAAAAAACAAGTGCAGACGAACTCCGGATCCAGCATCATGCATTGCGGACCTTTTCAAGTCGATCCGGAAAAGCGCGCGCTAGTTGTGAACGGACAGGAAATTACGCTAACGTATCGAGAGTATGATCTGCTTCTGCTGTTATTATCCAATAAGCAGCGCATCTTCACTCGCGATGATCTCCTTATGAAGGTGTGGAAGCTTGATTATCCGGAAAATACGAGAGCCGTCGATATTATGATACAGCGCCTCCGCAAAAAGCTGGGAAAAGAAGGAGAGCGAATCAAAACCATTTACGGCGTCGGATACAAAATAGATTGTTGA
- a CDS encoding trans-sulfuration enzyme family protein codes for MSGSDNSKPELKQGQALDFTTKLIHFGGEIDKTTGASSVPIYQAATFHHHDIYEPPEFDYSRSGNPTRQALEDHIALLEGGTNGYAFASGMAAISSAFLLFSAGDHIIVTEDVYGGTYRLLTTILNRLRIESTFVDMTDIDRVKAALRPNTKAVYMETPSNPTLKITDIAEVCGWAKEHGLLTLLDNTFMTPYHQLPIAHGVDIVLHSATKFLSGHSDVLAGLIVTATEELGGRIKQLQNGLGTVLGVQDSWLLMRGMKTLGARMSQSEQSARRLAAWLEERSDISQVYYPGLAGHPRRGVHERQSAGYGAVVSFDVGSGERAKRVLNKVKLPLVAVSLGAVESILSYPAMMSHASMPGQVRLERGITDGLLRFSVGLEHIDDLLQDLDQALSQ; via the coding sequence ATGAGCGGATCCGATAATTCGAAGCCGGAGTTGAAGCAAGGACAGGCGCTCGATTTTACAACGAAGCTGATTCATTTCGGCGGGGAAATCGACAAGACGACGGGCGCGTCCAGCGTGCCGATCTATCAGGCGGCGACGTTCCATCATCATGACATTTACGAGCCGCCCGAATTCGATTACTCGCGCTCGGGCAATCCGACCCGGCAGGCCTTGGAGGATCATATCGCCCTGTTGGAGGGAGGAACGAACGGCTACGCGTTTGCGTCCGGGATGGCGGCTATATCGTCCGCCTTCCTGCTGTTCTCTGCCGGCGATCACATTATCGTAACCGAAGATGTATACGGAGGGACGTACCGTCTGCTGACCACGATTCTGAACCGGCTTCGGATTGAATCGACCTTCGTCGACATGACCGATATCGATCGGGTGAAGGCGGCGCTGCGTCCGAATACAAAGGCCGTCTATATGGAGACGCCGTCCAATCCGACGCTCAAAATTACGGACATCGCGGAGGTATGCGGCTGGGCGAAGGAGCATGGGCTGCTGACACTGCTGGACAACACGTTCATGACGCCGTATCATCAGCTGCCTATCGCCCATGGGGTGGACATTGTCCTTCACAGCGCAACGAAGTTCCTGAGCGGACACAGCGACGTGCTGGCCGGTCTGATTGTCACGGCGACCGAGGAACTGGGCGGGCGCATCAAGCAGCTTCAGAACGGGCTTGGCACGGTGCTCGGCGTGCAGGACAGCTGGCTGCTTATGCGCGGGATGAAGACGCTGGGCGCGCGGATGAGCCAGAGCGAGCAGAGCGCCCGCCGCTTGGCGGCTTGGCTGGAGGAACGAAGCGATATCAGCCAGGTTTATTATCCGGGCCTGGCGGGTCATCCGCGCCGCGGCGTGCACGAGAGGCAATCGGCAGGCTACGGCGCGGTCGTCTCGTTCGATGTCGGCTCCGGCGAACGGGCGAAGCGCGTCCTGAACAAGGTGAAGCTTCCGTTGGTCGCCGTCAGCCTCGGCGCAGTGGAAAGCATCCTGTCCTATCCGGCGATGATGTCGCATGCCTCGATGCCGGGGCAGGTTCGGCTGGAGCGCGGGATCACGGACGGACTGCTGCGGTTCTCTGTCGGATTGGAGCATATCGACGATCTGCTGCAGGATTTGGATCAAGCACTGAGCCAATAA
- a CDS encoding aminoglycoside N(3)-acetyltransferase: MEVISGDFITPSSLKKDFKKLGVQSGMNMILHSSMKSLGGWVVGGAISVILALEEQLGEEGTLVMPTHTPDLSDPSTWRNPPVRESWWEDIREQMPAFDHDFTPCWEMGIIPEVFRKQRGVIRSSHPQLSFAAWGANREYITANHSLAYGLGEQSPIARLYELDGWILLLGVGHGNNTCIHLAEYRADYERKKEMMAKAPVMQGNKKAWVGYKEVDLDSSDFDVIGADFARDTNHVRVGKVGNATALLLPVRDIVDYATIWMEKHRTLSAPIS, encoded by the coding sequence ATGGAAGTAATCAGCGGAGATTTCATTACACCGTCCTCACTGAAAAAGGACTTTAAGAAGCTGGGCGTACAATCGGGAATGAATATGATTCTTCACTCCTCTATGAAATCCTTAGGCGGCTGGGTGGTAGGAGGAGCCATATCAGTCATATTAGCTTTAGAGGAACAGTTGGGAGAAGAAGGAACGCTTGTCATGCCAACGCACACGCCGGACTTGTCTGATCCCTCGACATGGCGCAATCCGCCTGTGCGAGAATCTTGGTGGGAGGATATTCGGGAGCAAATGCCTGCTTTTGATCATGATTTTACTCCTTGCTGGGAAATGGGGATTATACCGGAGGTGTTCCGGAAGCAAAGGGGCGTCATCCGAAGCAGTCATCCTCAGCTTTCCTTCGCTGCCTGGGGCGCCAACCGGGAGTATATTACAGCAAATCATAGTCTGGCGTACGGCTTGGGCGAGCAATCGCCGATCGCCCGTCTGTATGAACTTGATGGTTGGATATTATTATTGGGGGTCGGTCACGGCAATAATACATGCATTCATTTGGCTGAATATAGGGCCGATTATGAGCGTAAGAAGGAGATGATGGCGAAAGCTCCCGTGATGCAAGGCAATAAGAAGGCTTGGGTTGGATACAAGGAAGTGGATTTAGATTCAAGCGATTTCGATGTGATTGGGGCAGACTTCGCGCGGGATACGAATCATGTCCGAGTGGGGAAGGTCGGGAATGCAACCGCCTTGCTCCTTCCTGTTCGAGATATTGTCGATTACGCGACAATATGGATGGAGAAACATCGTACACTTTCTGCTCCCATCTCGTAA
- the mqnC gene encoding cyclic dehypoxanthinyl futalosine synthase translates to MSPIDRILDKALRGERIDTDECVTLFASDQVEKIGHAANQIMLKWHPEPIATFVIGRNVNYTNICDTYCRFCAFYRAPGSKEGYVLPDEVIFQKIQETIDVGGTEILMQGGTNPELPFSYYTNLLKAIKERFPSITMHSFSPAEIMKMKEVSDGLSLEEVVRAIHEAGLDSLPGGGAEILDDRTRRKISRLKGSWRDWMDVMQTAHKVGMNTTATMVVGFGELLEERALHLERVRTAQDECIGNKYPSKGFLAFIPWTFQSENTNMKADPVSPEEYLKTLAISRIFLDNIPNFQASWVTMGPEVGKKTLSYGCNDFGSTMIEENVVSAAGTTHKVNISSTLQLIREAGKIPAQRDTKYNILKVFEDENAKVDRDFVMQN, encoded by the coding sequence ATGTCACCGATTGATCGCATTTTGGATAAAGCGCTGCGCGGTGAACGTATCGACACGGATGAGTGCGTGACGTTGTTCGCGTCCGATCAGGTAGAGAAGATCGGCCATGCCGCCAACCAGATCATGTTGAAATGGCATCCCGAACCGATCGCTACGTTCGTCATCGGACGCAATGTGAATTATACGAATATCTGCGATACGTATTGCCGGTTCTGCGCGTTCTACCGTGCCCCGGGCTCCAAAGAAGGCTACGTGCTTCCGGATGAAGTCATCTTCCAGAAGATTCAGGAGACGATCGATGTCGGCGGTACGGAAATTTTGATGCAGGGGGGAACCAATCCGGAGCTTCCGTTCAGCTATTATACGAATCTTCTCAAGGCGATTAAGGAACGGTTCCCGAGCATTACGATGCATTCCTTCTCTCCGGCCGAAATCATGAAGATGAAGGAAGTATCGGACGGTTTGTCGCTGGAGGAAGTGGTGCGCGCTATCCACGAGGCGGGACTTGACTCCTTGCCGGGGGGCGGCGCCGAGATTCTGGACGATCGCACCCGCCGCAAGATCAGCCGGCTCAAAGGCTCCTGGCGGGACTGGATGGATGTGATGCAGACCGCGCACAAAGTGGGCATGAATACGACCGCGACAATGGTGGTCGGCTTCGGCGAGCTGCTGGAGGAGCGCGCTCTTCATCTGGAGCGGGTCCGCACGGCGCAGGACGAATGCATCGGGAACAAGTATCCGTCCAAGGGCTTCCTGGCCTTCATTCCATGGACATTCCAATCGGAGAATACGAATATGAAGGCAGACCCGGTCAGTCCGGAGGAATATTTGAAGACGCTGGCGATCAGCCGCATCTTCCTGGATAATATCCCGAACTTCCAGGCATCTTGGGTAACGATGGGGCCGGAAGTGGGCAAGAAGACGCTGAGCTACGGCTGCAATGACTTCGGCAGCACGATGATCGAGGAAAATGTCGTCTCCGCTGCAGGCACGACGCATAAGGTCAACATCAGCAGCACGCTGCAGCTTATTCGCGAGGCCGGCAAAATTCCGGCGCAGCGGGACACGAAGTACAATATTTTGAAGGTGTTCGAGGACGAGAACGCGAAGGTCGATCGCGACTTCGTCATGCAGAATTAG
- a CDS encoding sensor histidine kinase: MTLQQRFHLALLALFIPVMLFLYIVLDISLQNNVYHSAVNSLQKLSVEAQIYTINYVEREQKGRPDVTLQKGAPLIASYLSKRMGIRVQLINAHHLVLADTERGSLSYVNQDMEQAMLGNKSYMFQKASPSPLLLFSSPIYVDNQVIGIIRFLQPLEDESQLVKRMKLTFGVACVLILAAAVLVANRFAKSLSKPIEQLRDMAKKLANGHYGSRIELSGYEEISQLAHSLHAMADAIELHVKQLSREKDKQRDFLDRVTHELKTPLTAIMGYSNLIPRLKDPKDVQESLRHISVESERMLTLVEELLSQSKYGDSPFSVSPTICDIAAIASEGVYIMQPRLDKYRIRLHNELVPTMVVADPDKTKQIFLNLLDNAIKYSDASELVIRQTSSDDAERITIRDDGIGISHSLIARFENASSDAALKSDAGNGFGLLICKQLMALQGGEMSIQSEDGIGTTITLQFRSPAALDTHPLPTCSK; encoded by the coding sequence ATGACTTTACAGCAACGCTTTCACTTGGCACTTCTTGCCCTATTCATTCCTGTCATGCTTTTTCTCTATATCGTGCTTGATATTTCTTTGCAGAATAATGTTTATCACTCCGCGGTCAATTCGCTGCAAAAGCTAAGCGTAGAAGCTCAAATCTACACGATCAATTATGTGGAACGCGAACAAAAAGGAAGACCGGACGTCACGCTTCAAAAAGGGGCGCCGCTCATTGCCTCCTATCTGTCCAAGCGCATGGGCATTCGTGTTCAGCTCATTAACGCGCATCATCTCGTCCTGGCCGATACCGAGCGAGGATCGCTGTCTTATGTGAATCAGGATATGGAACAAGCGATGCTTGGCAATAAGTCCTATATGTTTCAAAAGGCCTCTCCTTCTCCATTGCTGCTGTTCTCTAGCCCAATCTACGTCGACAATCAAGTCATCGGTATCATTCGATTCCTCCAGCCCTTGGAGGATGAATCGCAGCTGGTCAAGCGAATGAAGCTCACCTTCGGGGTGGCTTGCGTGCTTATTCTCGCTGCCGCCGTGTTGGTTGCGAATCGCTTCGCCAAGTCGCTGAGCAAACCGATCGAGCAGCTTCGAGATATGGCGAAGAAGCTTGCCAACGGCCATTATGGCAGCCGTATCGAACTGAGCGGTTATGAGGAAATAAGTCAGCTGGCGCATTCCTTGCATGCAATGGCCGATGCCATCGAGCTGCACGTCAAGCAGCTAAGCCGGGAGAAGGACAAGCAGCGCGATTTCCTGGATCGGGTCACTCATGAGCTGAAGACGCCTCTGACCGCGATTATGGGATATTCGAACCTTATTCCGCGTCTGAAGGATCCGAAGGATGTTCAAGAAAGCCTGCGCCATATTTCCGTGGAAAGCGAGCGCATGCTTACACTTGTCGAGGAACTGCTCAGCCAATCCAAGTATGGAGACAGCCCGTTCTCGGTATCCCCTACCATATGCGATATCGCGGCGATTGCGAGCGAAGGCGTCTATATCATGCAGCCACGGCTGGACAAATATCGGATTCGGCTGCACAACGAGCTAGTACCTACGATGGTTGTCGCGGATCCGGATAAGACGAAGCAGATTTTCCTGAACCTGCTCGATAACGCAATCAAATATAGCGATGCATCCGAGCTAGTGATTCGACAGACATCAAGCGATGATGCCGAGCGAATTACGATCCGGGACGATGGAATCGGCATAAGTCATTCACTCATTGCACGGTTCGAAAACGCATCATCGGACGCAGCCCTAAAATCGGACGCAGGCAATGGCTTCGGATTGCTCATATGCAAGCAGCTGATGGCCTTGCAAGGAGGAGAAATGTCCATACAATCCGAGGATGGGATCGGAACGACGATCACGCTCCAATTCCGCTCGCCGGCAGCATTGGATACACATCCTCTACCAACATGCTCGAAATAA
- a CDS encoding DUF3919 family protein: MNKLIWSAFLFTGIILLLSFAGFFLNEQVYQKVGIIDDKHEVLRKVSDSLPVQAIISHQKWGSVDVNDEVSLHAFVSYMDRIKQEYEPKLSTDTDSEQAILSGRIQYLNGSEQTFELGSTFTLGKWSYGPGHETPLLSALETQLQSLYYTPEHFAQFIRTAKGLTFRSDGVQGNLLDHEKGYLVSSIQQALEIKDLVEIKQLLLRKQKLLGSITAYKEDKELKNDRGNILHIVVYSDYVVMQYMGDDNGNSIYLQAGLEKLLHRKNAKADIR, from the coding sequence ATGAACAAGCTTATATGGAGCGCCTTTCTTTTTACGGGAATCATTCTATTGCTGTCTTTTGCCGGCTTCTTCCTGAATGAGCAGGTCTATCAGAAGGTCGGCATTATCGACGATAAGCATGAAGTATTGCGAAAAGTAAGCGATTCCCTTCCTGTTCAAGCAATCATTTCTCATCAGAAATGGGGATCCGTGGATGTCAATGACGAAGTAAGTCTGCACGCGTTCGTATCCTATATGGATCGAATCAAGCAGGAGTATGAACCGAAGCTGTCTACGGATACCGACAGTGAGCAGGCCATCCTCTCGGGACGTATCCAATATTTGAACGGAAGCGAGCAGACCTTTGAGCTTGGCAGCACCTTTACCCTAGGCAAATGGTCTTACGGCCCTGGACACGAGACTCCTCTGCTGTCTGCCCTGGAGACTCAGCTGCAAAGTCTTTATTATACGCCCGAGCATTTCGCGCAATTCATACGAACTGCAAAGGGGCTCACTTTTCGCTCTGATGGCGTACAAGGAAATTTGCTTGATCATGAAAAGGGTTACTTGGTGTCGAGCATTCAACAAGCATTGGAAATCAAAGATCTGGTCGAAATTAAGCAATTGTTGCTCCGCAAGCAGAAGCTGCTCGGCTCGATTACTGCATACAAGGAGGACAAGGAGCTGAAAAATGACCGCGGCAATATCCTGCATATTGTCGTGTATTCCGACTATGTCGTCATGCAGTATATGGGCGATGACAACGGAAATTCGATCTATTTGCAGGCGGGCTTGGAGAAGCTGCTTCATCGAAAGAACGCAAAGGCGGATATAAGATGA
- a CDS encoding ABC transporter substrate-binding protein, whose product MTRLLYLLLFVCLVAQAGCSNDHHAITVDEQGMPDLKGRHLVVYVAAREEVGSALLSSFCQQTGCTYEYIRLSTEEILRRVSQESTKPQADLVIGGTIDAHMTMKEEALSSPIRSANMDLIPFPFKDADEYWAGYEVEQLSIAVHRERWNQEFAPLGLKIPATWEDLLDPAYRGKLVMPDPNYSGTAYTFIASLYDAWGEQRTSDYLRQLNRNIGLLTVNGFMPAQYVSSGEYAIGINFLGDQRKLREAGFDIVSSVPIKTSLFVNGISKIRNGPNEAAADWFINYCLSQEAAAVLERVSYGTPTVLENKQDAANSAVLPVHSSMRRHEQIIDLWNRMRADKKGQGE is encoded by the coding sequence ATGACACGATTACTCTACCTTTTACTATTCGTCTGTCTAGTTGCGCAGGCAGGCTGTTCCAATGATCATCATGCCATTACTGTGGATGAGCAAGGCATGCCCGACTTGAAAGGGCGCCATCTGGTTGTATACGTGGCCGCTCGGGAAGAAGTCGGCAGTGCCCTGCTGTCCTCCTTCTGTCAACAAACAGGATGTACGTACGAATATATCCGGCTGTCGACAGAGGAAATATTGCGCCGCGTGTCTCAGGAATCAACGAAGCCGCAAGCGGATCTCGTCATTGGGGGAACGATCGATGCGCACATGACGATGAAGGAAGAGGCTCTATCCTCCCCGATTCGCAGCGCAAATATGGATCTTATCCCTTTCCCGTTCAAGGATGCGGACGAGTATTGGGCTGGTTACGAAGTGGAGCAGTTATCCATTGCGGTTCATCGCGAACGCTGGAATCAAGAATTTGCGCCGCTCGGGCTGAAGATCCCTGCAACGTGGGAAGACCTGCTTGATCCTGCATATCGCGGCAAGCTCGTTATGCCAGATCCGAATTACTCAGGAACCGCGTACACGTTTATCGCCTCGTTATACGATGCATGGGGCGAGCAGAGAACTTCCGATTATTTGCGGCAGTTGAACCGCAATATCGGCCTGCTTACTGTAAACGGCTTCATGCCGGCACAATACGTCAGCTCGGGCGAGTATGCAATCGGTATCAACTTCCTGGGAGATCAGCGCAAGCTGCGCGAGGCCGGGTTCGATATCGTGAGCAGCGTTCCGATAAAAACGAGCCTCTTCGTCAATGGCATATCGAAAATCCGGAACGGGCCCAATGAGGCCGCTGCGGACTGGTTCATCAATTACTGCTTGTCACAAGAGGCTGCGGCTGTCCTGGAACGGGTGTCTTACGGCACCCCGACCGTTCTCGAGAACAAGCAGGATGCAGCGAATTCCGCTGTCTTGCCTGTACACAGTTCCATGCGTAGGCATGAACAAATCATTGACCTTTGGAACAGAATGCGTGCGGACAAAAAAGGTCAAGGAGAATGA
- the metA gene encoding homoserine O-acetyltransferase MetA encodes MPIKIPDHLPAKEILSQENIFVMDETRAYHQDIRPLRIVILNLMPTKETTETQLLRLIGNTPLQVDVTLLHPATHTSKNTSAEHLSSFYKTFDEIQGQQFDGMIITGAPVEQMEFEEVTYWNELCGIMEWSSANVTSTFHICWASQAGLYFHYGIPKYPLERKIFGVYPHCTTKDNVKLTRGFDDVFLVPQSRHTEIRREDVERVPELDILAESEEAGVYLVATRDGKHIFVTGHSEYDPCTLKWEYDRDIAKGMEMDLPVNYFPNNDPSRQPRSSWRAHANLLFSNWLNYYVYQETPYELGNAVLRKEGANV; translated from the coding sequence ATGCCGATCAAGATTCCCGATCATTTGCCGGCCAAAGAAATATTGTCTCAGGAGAATATATTCGTCATGGACGAAACCCGCGCGTATCACCAAGATATTCGTCCCTTGCGAATTGTGATCCTCAACCTGATGCCGACGAAAGAGACGACCGAGACGCAACTGCTGCGCCTCATAGGCAATACGCCGCTGCAAGTGGATGTGACGCTGCTTCATCCAGCGACGCACACATCCAAAAATACATCCGCCGAGCATTTGTCCTCATTCTATAAGACTTTCGATGAAATCCAAGGACAGCAATTCGACGGCATGATCATTACGGGGGCGCCGGTCGAGCAAATGGAATTCGAGGAAGTGACGTATTGGAACGAGCTGTGCGGCATTATGGAGTGGTCTTCCGCCAACGTAACGTCCACGTTCCATATTTGCTGGGCTTCCCAGGCCGGCTTGTACTTCCATTACGGCATTCCGAAATATCCGCTTGAGCGCAAAATATTCGGCGTCTATCCGCACTGTACCACCAAGGACAATGTGAAGCTGACGCGCGGCTTCGACGACGTATTCCTCGTGCCCCAGTCCCGGCATACGGAGATTCGCCGCGAGGACGTGGAGCGGGTGCCTGAGCTGGATATTCTCGCCGAGTCGGAAGAGGCGGGCGTCTATCTCGTGGCGACGCGGGACGGGAAGCATATTTTCGTGACCGGACATTCCGAGTACGACCCTTGCACGTTGAAATGGGAGTACGATCGGGATATCGCCAAAGGGATGGAGATGGATCTGCCGGTCAATTATTTCCCGAACAACGATCCGTCACGCCAGCCGCGTTCGTCGTGGCGCGCCCACGCCAATCTGTTGTTCTCGAACTGGCTGAACTACTATGTCTATCAGGAGACGCCGTACGAACTGGGCAATGCCGTATTGCGTAAGGAAGGGGCCAACGTATAA